A genomic segment from Streptosporangium roseum DSM 43021 encodes:
- a CDS encoding ferritin-like domain-containing protein: MPDTPAQDHLEAVESAASDNRGNTRMNYLEPQGPAASGPQARIDTLDSLREHLQWAIELEHATLPPYLCALYSLDPERNPEAVEVVGSVFIEEMLHLALAANLLNAVGGHPRLDTPQMLPPHPRPLPHGDRSLELSLVPFGAEALEMFLRIEQPAPPGAAAEGDGYETIGQFYAAIEQGLRLLCDRLGERAVFCGDPARQVNAGHFGHTAGRLIAVDGLDSALAALEKIVEQGEGIARGEVWDGDQDVFHPERDEVAHYYRFQELKLGRRYRRGDTPQTGPTGEAISVDLAGVRPMRRNPRPADHAPGSAIHTAQDEFNHTYCAVLHLLEQAFNGSPKLLAVATGTMYALKAQAQALMRMPDEDGTTAGPTFEYVAPELRRWSAGDRQRIVVLRDGPYVVYGGVPLRRKRKIVSSEADALTWQTGEPLETEDTYALCRCGHSGSKPFCDGTHALIGFDGTETAGVRPYKELQHVHDGAGISAQRVGELCIHAAFCIGRTRPIAAMLADTGDSDVRSNIMGRIDHCPSGSYSYALERGGDTIEPDLPQAVSVLEEEHGLASALWVTGGVPVLRADGRPLETRNRMTLCRCGRSGNRPLCDGTHREIGFREEAPGHADGHR, translated from the coding sequence ATGCCTGACACGCCTGCCCAGGACCATCTGGAGGCGGTGGAATCCGCCGCTTCCGACAACCGAGGCAACACACGAATGAACTATCTGGAACCGCAGGGGCCTGCCGCTTCCGGCCCGCAGGCGCGGATCGACACGCTCGACAGCCTCCGTGAGCACCTCCAGTGGGCGATCGAGCTGGAACACGCGACCCTGCCGCCGTACCTGTGCGCGCTGTACTCGCTGGATCCGGAGCGCAACCCGGAAGCCGTCGAAGTGGTGGGCAGCGTCTTCATCGAGGAAATGCTGCATCTGGCGCTGGCCGCGAACCTGCTCAACGCCGTCGGCGGCCACCCGAGGCTGGACACGCCGCAGATGCTCCCGCCCCATCCCCGGCCCCTTCCTCACGGCGACCGCTCGCTGGAGTTGTCGCTGGTTCCCTTCGGTGCGGAAGCGCTTGAGATGTTCCTGCGGATCGAACAGCCGGCACCGCCCGGAGCTGCGGCGGAGGGCGACGGCTACGAGACGATCGGGCAGTTCTACGCCGCGATCGAACAGGGACTGCGCCTGCTGTGCGACCGGCTCGGCGAGCGGGCGGTCTTCTGCGGCGATCCGGCTCGCCAGGTGAACGCCGGCCACTTCGGGCACACCGCCGGGCGCCTGATCGCGGTCGACGGCCTGGACTCCGCGCTGGCGGCACTGGAGAAGATCGTCGAACAGGGCGAGGGCATCGCCCGGGGCGAGGTCTGGGACGGCGACCAGGACGTCTTCCACCCCGAACGGGACGAGGTCGCCCACTACTACCGCTTCCAGGAGCTCAAGCTCGGCCGGCGCTACCGGCGCGGCGACACCCCGCAGACCGGGCCCACCGGCGAGGCGATCTCCGTGGACCTAGCCGGCGTGCGTCCGATGCGGCGCAACCCGCGGCCGGCCGACCACGCTCCAGGCAGCGCCATCCACACCGCCCAGGACGAGTTCAACCACACCTACTGCGCCGTCCTGCATCTGCTGGAGCAGGCGTTCAACGGCAGCCCCAAGCTGCTCGCGGTCGCCACCGGCACCATGTACGCGCTCAAAGCCCAGGCCCAGGCCCTGATGCGCATGCCCGACGAAGACGGCACCACGGCCGGCCCCACCTTCGAATACGTGGCCCCCGAACTGCGCCGGTGGAGCGCCGGCGACCGGCAGCGGATCGTCGTCCTGCGCGACGGCCCGTACGTCGTGTACGGCGGCGTCCCCCTCAGACGCAAACGCAAGATCGTCTCCTCGGAGGCCGACGCGCTGACGTGGCAGACCGGCGAGCCCCTGGAAACCGAGGACACCTACGCGCTGTGCCGCTGCGGCCACTCGGGCTCCAAGCCGTTCTGCGACGGGACCCACGCCCTGATCGGGTTCGACGGCACGGAGACGGCGGGCGTACGGCCGTACAAGGAACTGCAGCACGTGCACGACGGGGCGGGCATCTCGGCCCAGCGGGTGGGAGAGCTGTGCATCCATGCCGCCTTCTGTATCGGCCGGACCAGGCCGATCGCCGCGATGCTCGCCGACACCGGCGACAGCGATGTGCGCTCCAACATCATGGGCCGCATCGACCACTGCCCCTCCGGCTCCTACAGCTACGCCCTGGAGCGCGGCGGCGACACGATCGAGCCCGACCTCCCGCAGGCCGTCTCGGTCCTGGAGGAAGAGCACGGGCTGGCCAGCGCGCTGTGGGTCACCGGCGGAGTGCCTGTCCTGCGGGCGGACGGACGGCCGCTGGAGACCCGTAACCGGATGACGCTGTGCCGCTGCGGCCGTTCCGGAAACAGACCGCTGTGCGACGGCACCCACCGGGAGATCGGCTTCCGGGAGGAGGCGCCGGGCCACGCGGACGGTCACCGGTAA
- a CDS encoding nuclear transport factor 2 family protein has translation MTAPTASPREVLARLHRGMSATTDADHLDDELWAEDVVVETPFAPPGRPRRFVGREQFLTFARAGRAALPVRLEVGKVVVHETTDPDMIITEYELSGTDPATGQRASAPFIGVLKVRDGQIAHWREYQDMLALAAATGQLPDLLAGLQSAAAAEAV, from the coding sequence ATGACCGCACCCACCGCCAGCCCGCGCGAGGTACTCGCGCGTCTCCATCGGGGGATGAGCGCGACCACGGATGCCGACCACCTCGACGATGAACTATGGGCCGAGGACGTCGTCGTCGAGACACCGTTCGCCCCACCAGGCAGGCCACGCCGCTTCGTCGGACGCGAGCAGTTCCTCACCTTCGCCCGAGCCGGCCGGGCCGCCCTGCCGGTACGCCTGGAAGTGGGGAAGGTCGTGGTACACGAGACCACCGACCCCGACATGATCATCACCGAATACGAGCTGTCCGGGACCGATCCGGCCACCGGGCAGCGCGCCTCGGCTCCCTTCATCGGCGTACTCAAGGTCCGCGACGGCCAGATCGCGCACTGGCGCGAGTACCAGGACATGCTGGCGCTGGCTGCCGCGACCGGCCAGTTGCCCGATCTGCTGGCCGGCCTGCAATCCGCCGCGGCCGCAGAAGCGGTATGA
- a CDS encoding glycosyltransferase yields MRVLLSTYGSRGDVEPLVGLAVQLRALGAEVRVCAPPDEDFAERLAGVGVPLMPVGQSARALTTAAPPPSPANLPQRAAELIAGQFDVVTAAAEGCDVLVATGAMPAAAGARSVAEKLGIRSVSVTFQQLTLPSPHHPPLAYPGRPFPPDVTDNRVLWDLDAQSINALFGAALNTNRASIGLPPVDNVRDYVIGDRPWLATDPTLDPWQEPADLDVVQTGAWILPDVRPLPAELTAFLDAGTPPVYVGFGSMPMSASTDAARVAIEAVRAQGRRALVGRGWADLALIDDRDDCFTVGEVNQQALFGRVAAVVHHGGAGTTTTAARAGAPQVVVPQVADQPYWAGRVAGLGIGAAHDGPAPTFESLSAALRTSLAPETRARAAAVAGTVRTDGATVAAKLLLDAVSRERPPGSA; encoded by the coding sequence ATGCGTGTGTTGTTGTCGACGTATGGGTCGCGTGGGGACGTCGAACCGCTGGTGGGACTCGCGGTGCAATTGCGGGCGCTCGGCGCGGAGGTGCGGGTGTGCGCTCCGCCGGACGAGGACTTCGCGGAGCGGCTGGCCGGTGTCGGCGTGCCGCTGATGCCGGTCGGCCAGTCGGCGCGCGCGCTGACGACCGCGGCGCCGCCGCCGTCGCCGGCGAACCTGCCCCAGCGCGCGGCCGAGTTGATCGCCGGCCAGTTCGACGTGGTCACCGCGGCGGCCGAGGGGTGTGACGTGCTGGTGGCGACCGGCGCGATGCCGGCCGCGGCCGGCGCGCGGTCGGTGGCCGAGAAACTGGGCATCCGCTCCGTGTCCGTGACCTTCCAGCAGCTCACCCTGCCGTCGCCGCACCACCCGCCGCTGGCGTATCCGGGCCGGCCGTTCCCGCCGGACGTGACCGACAACCGGGTGCTGTGGGACCTGGACGCCCAGAGCATCAACGCGCTGTTCGGTGCGGCGCTCAACACGAACCGGGCGTCGATCGGCCTGCCCCCGGTGGACAACGTCCGCGACTACGTCATCGGCGACCGGCCGTGGCTGGCGACGGACCCGACCCTGGACCCGTGGCAGGAGCCGGCGGACCTCGACGTCGTGCAGACCGGCGCGTGGATCCTGCCCGACGTTCGCCCACTCCCGGCCGAGCTGACGGCGTTCCTGGACGCCGGCACACCACCGGTGTACGTGGGCTTCGGCAGCATGCCCATGAGCGCCTCGACGGACGCCGCCCGGGTGGCCATCGAGGCGGTCCGCGCGCAGGGCCGCCGCGCGCTCGTCGGGCGCGGCTGGGCCGACCTGGCCCTGATCGACGACCGGGACGACTGCTTCACCGTCGGCGAGGTCAACCAGCAGGCGCTGTTCGGCCGGGTGGCCGCCGTCGTGCACCACGGCGGCGCGGGCACGACGACGACGGCCGCCCGGGCCGGCGCTCCTCAGGTGGTGGTACCCCAGGTGGCGGACCAGCCGTACTGGGCCGGACGGGTGGCCGGCCTGGGCATCGGCGCGGCACACGACGGTCCGGCTCCGACCTTCGAGTCCCTGTCAGCCGCGCTCAGGACCTCCCTGGCCCCCGAGACCCGCGCGCGAGCGGCCGCCGTGGCCGGCACGGTCCGCACCGACGGGGCGACGGTGGCCGCGAAGCTGCTGCTCGACGCGGTCAGCCGGGAGAGGCCGCCCGGGTCCGCGTGA
- a CDS encoding TetR/AcrR family transcriptional regulator produces the protein MSPRKSVIETAATRTRIIECALASASAEGLEGVTIGRLAGELAMSKAGVIGHFGTKEVLQLAVLDTAVDRFVRRVPARVVGARPGAERLARAFGEWFDYMADDHRGCFLTSVATEFDDRPGPVRDAVIAALSRWSAYVLDELGTAVDSGELPRDTDPDQLAFELNGVALATAQAVQLHHDPLAATRARRALARLLPP, from the coding sequence ATGAGCCCGCGCAAGTCCGTCATCGAAACGGCCGCCACCCGCACCCGCATCATCGAGTGCGCCCTGGCCTCGGCCTCGGCCGAAGGCCTGGAAGGTGTCACGATCGGCCGCCTGGCCGGCGAGCTGGCCATGAGCAAGGCCGGAGTGATCGGCCACTTCGGCACCAAGGAGGTCCTGCAACTGGCCGTCCTCGACACCGCCGTCGACAGGTTCGTCCGGCGGGTGCCCGCGCGGGTGGTGGGCGCGCGGCCGGGCGCCGAACGGCTGGCGCGCGCGTTCGGCGAGTGGTTCGACTACATGGCCGACGACCACAGGGGCTGCTTCCTCACCTCGGTCGCCACCGAGTTCGACGACCGCCCCGGCCCGGTCAGGGACGCCGTCATCGCCGCCCTGTCCCGATGGTCGGCCTACGTCCTGGACGAGCTCGGCACCGCCGTCGACTCCGGCGAGCTTCCCCGCGACACCGACCCCGACCAGCTCGCCTTCGAGCTCAACGGCGTCGCCCTGGCCACCGCGCAGGCCGTACAACTGCACCACGACCCGCTGGCCGCCACCCGCGCCCGCCGCGCGCTGGCCCGCCTCCTGCCCCCGTAA
- a CDS encoding SDR family oxidoreductase, with translation MGDLTGRTALVTGASRGIGQAIAARLAAQGAVVIVHFGTDKDGATATVDAIGRAGGTALAVRAELGVDDDVETLFAGVEAGLAGRPLDILVNNAAAAPAGPLGVTTRTEFDHLFAVNVRAPYFIIQRALPLLRDGGRIVTISSVATRMANPSQTSFAMTKGAVETMSMTLANQLGVRGITVNAVAPGATRTATNGAVFETPGLAELIAGTTALDRLGGPDDVADVVAFLASDAARWITGQVIDASGGLFLGPRA, from the coding sequence ATGGGTGATCTGACCGGCAGGACGGCTCTCGTGACCGGAGCATCGCGCGGCATCGGGCAGGCGATCGCGGCCCGGCTGGCGGCGCAGGGGGCAGTGGTCATCGTGCACTTCGGCACGGACAAGGACGGTGCGACGGCGACGGTCGACGCGATCGGACGTGCCGGCGGAACCGCGCTCGCCGTCAGGGCAGAGCTGGGCGTGGACGACGACGTCGAGACGCTCTTCGCGGGAGTCGAGGCCGGCCTGGCCGGGCGGCCGCTCGACATCCTCGTCAACAACGCGGCGGCTGCGCCCGCCGGCCCGCTCGGAGTCACGACGAGGACGGAGTTCGACCACCTCTTCGCGGTGAACGTGCGAGCGCCGTACTTCATCATCCAGCGAGCATTGCCGCTGCTCCGCGACGGTGGCCGCATCGTCACGATCTCGTCCGTGGCGACCCGGATGGCCAACCCCAGCCAGACGTCCTTCGCCATGACGAAGGGCGCGGTCGAGACGATGAGCATGACCCTGGCCAACCAGCTCGGAGTCCGGGGAATCACGGTGAACGCGGTCGCTCCCGGCGCCACCCGGACGGCGACCAACGGAGCGGTCTTCGAAACGCCGGGCCTGGCCGAACTCATCGCCGGAACGACGGCGCTCGATCGCCTGGGCGGGCCCGACGACGTCGCCGACGTAGTCGCGTTCCTCGCCTCCGACGCCGCGCGCTGGATCACCGGCCAGGTCATCGACGCGAGTGGTGGCCTGTTCCTCGGACCGCGCGCCTGA
- a CDS encoding TetR/AcrR family transcriptional regulator, producing MPPTDDPTPLRADARRNRERILIAAEAVFAEQGASASTEEVAARAGVAIGTVFRHFPTKNDLLSAIIKDLMRRLTEEADALADHGDPETALFTFFNRMVEQAVAKKTVADLLSGVGIDMRVAKPVQTFQEAIGALLARAQQAGTVRQEIRLDEVIALLAATCQAALHAGWEPDLQRRTLAIVFEGLRPKGGRLPGMDSA from the coding sequence ATGCCCCCAACCGACGATCCGACGCCGCTGCGCGCCGACGCCCGGCGCAACCGGGAACGCATTCTCATCGCCGCCGAGGCCGTCTTCGCCGAGCAGGGCGCTTCCGCCTCGACCGAGGAGGTCGCCGCTCGGGCGGGCGTCGCGATCGGCACCGTCTTCCGGCACTTTCCCACCAAAAACGACCTGCTCAGCGCAATCATCAAAGACCTCATGCGACGGCTCACCGAAGAGGCGGACGCCCTCGCCGACCACGGAGACCCCGAAACGGCGCTGTTCACGTTCTTCAACCGGATGGTCGAGCAAGCCGTGGCGAAGAAGACGGTCGCCGATCTGCTGTCGGGTGTCGGGATCGACATGCGGGTCGCCAAACCCGTTCAGACCTTCCAGGAAGCGATCGGGGCGCTACTGGCTCGCGCCCAGCAGGCCGGCACAGTGCGCCAGGAGATCCGCCTGGACGAGGTGATCGCCCTGCTTGCCGCCACCTGCCAGGCGGCGCTGCACGCCGGCTGGGAACCGGATCTGCAGCGCCGCACCCTGGCGATCGTCTTCGAAGGGTTGCGGCCGAAGGGCGGGCGACTCCCGGGGATGGACAGCGCCTGA
- a CDS encoding TetR/AcrR family transcriptional regulator — protein sequence MPKIVDHGQRRDEFVRAVWEVISREGVEGATVRKVAEAAGVSVGGLRHYFDTQRGLLSFAAQAVGRSVAKRIAGHLHTDLPGAERAQLLLEELLPLDENRRVEVDVWLACLVRSHVDESLAELRSTSWAGERYICRLAIASCHDMPLPERMDQEFADADLERQAMRLHLFVDGLTLQTATYPQRFTPRGIRATVRDELRLLTGTPPGSPRSG from the coding sequence GTGCCGAAGATCGTCGACCACGGGCAACGGCGGGACGAGTTCGTCCGCGCCGTATGGGAGGTCATCAGCCGGGAAGGGGTCGAGGGCGCCACGGTCCGCAAGGTCGCCGAGGCGGCGGGAGTCTCGGTCGGCGGGCTGCGCCACTATTTCGACACCCAGCGCGGCCTGCTCAGCTTCGCGGCGCAGGCGGTCGGGAGGAGTGTCGCCAAGCGCATCGCCGGGCATCTGCATACGGACCTGCCGGGTGCGGAGCGCGCTCAGCTCCTGCTCGAAGAGCTCCTCCCGCTGGATGAGAACCGCCGCGTCGAGGTGGACGTATGGCTGGCGTGCCTGGTGCGCTCACATGTCGATGAGTCGCTGGCGGAGTTGCGCAGCACGAGCTGGGCGGGCGAACGGTACATCTGCCGCCTCGCAATCGCCTCCTGCCACGACATGCCGCTTCCGGAGCGCATGGACCAGGAGTTCGCGGACGCCGATCTGGAACGGCAGGCCATGCGGCTCCACCTGTTCGTTGACGGCCTGACGCTGCAAACGGCGACGTACCCGCAGAGATTCACGCCGCGGGGCATTCGCGCGACCGTCCGCGACGAACTGCGCCTCCTGACCGGGACACCCCCCGGATCACCCCGGTCCGGCTGA
- a CDS encoding matrixin family metalloprotease translates to MPRTPHNGSGIRGLLLAPLSALLTFVMFLALTPPASANTFGWSYLHPSGCCTQADNRNHYYNYSSLTSYMKVAGNYAMIRLDSQTDMATHYDSSPDSKTDVEMFDQYYDDYWGLDWNGSSTGKNIYAHAKCVRVISPGLINGWWKCDQYEIRFDLADMSGFSENERKHTACHEVGHSVGLGHSSESTSCLKPGRHTVRSYSSHDVAHINGRF, encoded by the coding sequence GTGCCCCGAACCCCCCACAACGGATCGGGAATCCGAGGCCTGCTCCTGGCCCCGCTCTCGGCCCTGCTCACGTTCGTCATGTTCCTCGCGCTCACCCCGCCGGCGAGCGCCAACACCTTCGGATGGTCGTACCTGCATCCGTCGGGATGCTGCACGCAGGCGGACAACAGGAACCACTACTACAACTACTCGTCGCTGACCTCGTACATGAAGGTCGCCGGCAACTACGCCATGATCCGCCTGGACTCCCAGACCGACATGGCCACGCACTACGACTCCTCCCCCGACTCCAAGACCGACGTGGAGATGTTCGACCAGTACTACGACGACTACTGGGGTCTGGACTGGAACGGGTCGAGCACCGGCAAGAACATCTACGCCCACGCCAAATGCGTGCGGGTCATCAGCCCGGGGCTCATCAACGGCTGGTGGAAGTGCGACCAGTACGAGATCCGCTTCGATCTGGCCGACATGAGCGGCTTCTCGGAGAACGAGCGCAAGCACACGGCCTGCCATGAGGTCGGGCACAGCGTCGGGCTCGGCCACTCCTCCGAGAGCACCTCCTGCCTGAAGCCGGGCCGCCACACCGTGCGCAGTTACAGCTCGCACGACGTCGCGCACATCAACGGCCGATTCTGA
- a CDS encoding MBL fold metallo-hydrolase, with translation MRIHHLNCGSVREIEATYDGPAPAHAVNHCLLIETDTDGLVLVETGLGLDDVRDPAGTLGADWVEMAQPMLDEQETAIRQIERLGYSSADVRHVIVTHLDVDHCGGLPDFPHAQVHVMAAELDAALAEAPSFRYRPAHWAHGPHWVTYTITQPAEQWFGFDALPVQGLPDILLVPLGGHTHGHTGVAVRDGDRWLLHAGDAYYYHREIQPNPHPHPMLDFVQTTSEVHHDLRLGTHARLRELVRDHGDQVSVFSAHDPWELARFAA, from the coding sequence ATGCGAATCCACCACCTCAACTGCGGATCAGTTCGAGAGATCGAGGCCACCTATGACGGACCGGCGCCCGCGCACGCGGTCAACCACTGCCTGCTGATCGAGACCGACACCGACGGCCTGGTGCTGGTCGAGACCGGTCTCGGCCTGGACGACGTGCGCGACCCCGCAGGCACCCTGGGCGCAGACTGGGTCGAGATGGCCCAGCCCATGCTCGACGAGCAGGAGACCGCCATCCGGCAGATCGAACGCCTTGGCTACTCCTCCGCCGACGTGCGGCATGTCATCGTCACCCACCTGGACGTGGACCACTGCGGCGGCCTGCCCGACTTCCCCCACGCCCAAGTCCACGTCATGGCCGCCGAACTCGACGCCGCGCTGGCCGAGGCGCCCAGCTTCCGCTACCGCCCGGCGCACTGGGCGCACGGCCCCCACTGGGTCACCTACACCATCACACAGCCCGCCGAGCAGTGGTTCGGGTTCGACGCCCTGCCCGTGCAGGGGCTCCCGGACATCCTGCTGGTCCCGCTCGGCGGCCACACCCACGGCCACACCGGGGTGGCCGTCCGGGACGGCGACCGCTGGCTGCTGCACGCGGGCGACGCCTACTACTACCACCGCGAAATCCAGCCCAACCCCCACCCGCATCCGATGCTCGACTTCGTCCAGACCACCTCGGAGGTGCACCACGACCTGCGACTGGGCACCCACGCCCGGCTGCGGGAACTGGTTCGCGACCACGGCGACCAGGTCAGTGTCTTCAGCGCCCACGACCCGTGGGAGCTGGCCCGCTTCGCCGCCTGA
- the helR gene encoding RNA polymerase recycling motor ATPase HelR, with translation MKPLTTSAFDLPGHLTPKADPTLIAGDEQHFAAIAESLEQSIADLSDRLDAERKAPGGRGRQVMDRDMEIHRLTARLRALRRFGLDLCLGHIVSADNPEPVYVGRLGLTDSAGRRLLLDWRSPAAEPFFGATHANPMGLASRRRYRWTRGRISDYWDEVFTSDGFEGHAALDDQSAFIASLGSNRSPRMRDVLGTIQADQDAIIRAGSRGALVVDGGPGTGKTVVALHRSAYLLYSDPRLGHRRGGVLFVGPHQPYLAYVADVLPSLGEEGVQTCTLRDLVPEGAGAAIETDPDVARLKSSADLVKAIEPAVRFYENPPTKGMTVTTHWSDVWLGADDWAEAFGAPDPGTPHNDARDRIWEELLTILMDKHDDDVPAHLLRKSLLQNSELLTVFNRAWPLLEATDLVGDLWSVPAYLRKCAPGLSVDDVRRLQRADAQAWTVSDLPLLDAARQRLGDPEASRRKRRQEAALAAQRERMAQVVDALIEADDDGEGLVTQLRREDLQRNLVDESELPTLDPDLLAGPFAHIVVDEAQELTDAEWQMLLLRCPSRSFTIVGDRAQARRGFTESWQERLERIGLDRINLASLSINYRTPEEVMAEAEPVIRAVLPDANVPTSIRSSDVPVVYGSAADLGSVLDTWLAAHADGIACVIGDPTFRSTSRVRSLTPELSKGLEFDLVVLIDPEAFGEGVEGAVDRYVAMTRATQRLVILTSS, from the coding sequence GTGAAACCCCTGACCACCAGCGCGTTTGACCTTCCCGGCCACCTCACCCCCAAGGCCGACCCGACGCTGATCGCCGGTGACGAGCAGCACTTCGCGGCCATCGCGGAGAGCCTCGAGCAGTCGATCGCCGACCTGTCCGACCGCCTCGACGCCGAGCGCAAGGCACCCGGCGGAAGAGGCCGGCAGGTGATGGACCGGGACATGGAGATCCACCGGCTGACCGCTCGCCTGCGCGCGCTGCGTCGCTTCGGTCTGGACCTGTGCCTCGGGCACATCGTCAGCGCGGACAACCCCGAGCCCGTGTACGTCGGACGGCTTGGCCTCACGGACAGCGCGGGTCGCCGGCTGCTGCTCGACTGGCGCTCCCCCGCGGCCGAGCCGTTCTTCGGAGCGACCCACGCCAACCCGATGGGTCTGGCAAGCCGCCGCAGGTATCGCTGGACCCGCGGCCGGATCAGCGACTACTGGGACGAGGTGTTCACCTCGGACGGGTTCGAAGGGCACGCCGCGCTCGACGACCAGTCCGCCTTCATCGCCAGCCTGGGCAGCAACCGGTCGCCCCGGATGCGGGACGTGCTCGGCACCATCCAGGCCGACCAGGACGCCATCATCCGCGCGGGATCCCGCGGCGCTCTCGTCGTCGACGGCGGTCCGGGGACGGGGAAGACCGTCGTCGCGCTGCACCGCTCCGCCTACCTCCTCTACTCCGACCCCCGCCTCGGTCACCGCCGGGGCGGCGTGCTGTTCGTCGGTCCGCACCAGCCCTACCTGGCCTACGTCGCCGACGTCCTGCCCAGCCTCGGCGAGGAGGGCGTGCAGACCTGCACCCTGCGCGACCTCGTCCCCGAGGGAGCCGGGGCGGCGATCGAGACCGATCCGGACGTGGCTCGCCTGAAGTCGTCGGCGGACCTGGTGAAGGCGATCGAGCCCGCCGTCAGGTTCTACGAGAACCCGCCCACCAAGGGGATGACGGTCACGACCCACTGGTCCGACGTCTGGCTGGGCGCCGACGATTGGGCCGAGGCGTTCGGAGCACCGGATCCCGGCACTCCGCACAACGACGCGCGCGACCGGATCTGGGAGGAACTGCTCACGATCCTGATGGACAAGCACGACGACGACGTCCCGGCTCACCTGCTCCGCAAGTCGCTGCTGCAGAACAGCGAGTTGCTCACGGTCTTCAACCGCGCGTGGCCGCTGCTCGAAGCGACCGACCTCGTCGGCGACCTGTGGTCGGTACCCGCCTACCTGCGCAAGTGCGCCCCCGGGCTCAGCGTCGACGACGTACGGCGACTGCAGCGCGCGGACGCCCAGGCCTGGACGGTGTCCGACCTGCCGCTCCTGGACGCGGCACGGCAGCGGCTCGGCGACCCGGAGGCGTCACGACGTAAGCGCCGGCAGGAAGCCGCTCTCGCCGCCCAGCGCGAGCGCATGGCCCAGGTCGTCGACGCCCTGATCGAGGCCGATGACGACGGCGAAGGCCTCGTGACACAGCTGCGCCGAGAGGACCTCCAGCGAAATCTGGTCGACGAGTCCGAGCTGCCCACCCTCGACCCGGACCTGCTGGCCGGCCCGTTCGCGCACATCGTCGTCGACGAGGCTCAGGAACTGACCGACGCGGAGTGGCAGATGTTGCTGCTCCGGTGCCCGTCCCGGAGCTTCACCATCGTCGGGGACCGCGCCCAGGCCAGGCGCGGGTTCACGGAGTCATGGCAGGAACGGCTCGAGCGGATCGGGCTCGACCGGATCAACCTGGCGTCCCTGAGCATCAACTACCGGACGCCGGAAGAGGTCATGGCGGAAGCCGAGCCGGTCATCCGGGCCGTGCTCCCGGACGCCAACGTGCCGACCTCCATCCGCAGCAGCGACGTCCCCGTCGTATACGGATCCGCTGCGGATCTGGGCTCGGTCCTCGACACCTGGCTCGCCGCGCATGCCGACGGGATCGCCTGCGTCATCGGCGATCCCACGTTCCGGTCGACGTCCCGTGTCCGGTCGCTGACCCCGGAGCTGTCGAAGGGGCTCGAGTTCGACCTGGTCGTCCTCATCGATCCGGAGGCGTTCGGCGAGGGCGTCGAAGGAGCGGTCGACCGCTATGTCGCGATGACCCGGGCGACCCAGCGACTCGTCATCCTCACGAGCTCCTGA
- a CDS encoding TetR/AcrR family transcriptional regulator: MPDQHSTLRAQRRAETQRMIQAHAVRLFTGRGYDATTVTDVAEAAGVSPMTVYRHFPTKEDLVLVDQHGRLVAERIVASSAAQPLVRRIGGALIDSAATLTGGGHGDDTEAGKQFLLARLRLMISTPALRAKHLDNHYALQQAIVDALGDDAADPDTAFRAQVAASACLAALHAALVRWAEDDGRTELPDVIAKALAAAFGDDIV, encoded by the coding sequence ATGCCCGACCAGCACTCAACACTGCGAGCGCAACGACGAGCCGAGACGCAGCGCATGATTCAGGCGCACGCGGTACGGCTGTTCACCGGGCGCGGATACGACGCCACGACCGTGACCGACGTCGCCGAAGCCGCGGGCGTGTCGCCCATGACCGTGTACCGGCACTTCCCCACGAAAGAGGACCTCGTGCTCGTCGACCAGCACGGTCGGCTCGTCGCCGAGCGGATCGTCGCGTCGTCCGCCGCGCAGCCCCTGGTCCGCCGCATCGGCGGCGCGCTCATCGACTCGGCCGCGACGTTGACCGGTGGCGGCCACGGAGACGACACGGAGGCGGGCAAGCAGTTCCTGCTCGCCCGCCTCCGGCTCATGATCTCGACGCCGGCCTTGCGGGCCAAGCACCTGGACAACCACTACGCCCTTCAGCAGGCGATCGTCGATGCCCTCGGGGACGATGCCGCCGATCCCGACACGGCGTTCCGGGCCCAGGTGGCGGCCAGTGCCTGCCTGGCCGCCCTGCACGCGGCATTGGTGCGCTGGGCCGAGGACGACGGGCGGACCGAGCTGCCCGACGTGATCGCGAAGGCGCTCGCCGCCGCCTTCGGCGATGACATCGTCTGA